The Ahaetulla prasina isolate Xishuangbanna chromosome 4, ASM2864084v1, whole genome shotgun sequence genome has a window encoding:
- the LOC131198906 gene encoding protein PALS2-like isoform X2, with amino-acid sequence MQQVLDNLTDLPSSSGAEEIDLIFLKGIMENPIVKSLAKAHERLEDSKLEAVSDNNLELVNEILEDISPLINKDENIAELVGILKEPHFLSLLEAHDIVASKCYESPPSSPEINNASVNNQIVPVDAIRILGIHKRAGEPLGVTFRVENNDLVIARILHGGMIDRQGLLHVGDIIKEVNGHEVGNNPKELQELLKSISGSVTLKILPSYKDNIVPQQVSSTILDLKLYSDVTLFPFLGLIKYVN; translated from the exons ATGCAGCAAGTTTTGGATAATCTTACTGATTTGCCCTCATCATCAGGAGCTGAAGAAATAGACCTTATTTTCTTGAAAGGAATTATGGAGAATCCTATTGTAAAATCACTTGCTAag GCTCATGAACGATTAGAGGATTCTAAACTTGAGGCTGTGAGTGATAACAATCTGGAGCTGGTCAATGAGATTCTTGAAGACATCAGTCCattaataaataaagatgaaaatattGCTGAATTAGTTGGTATACTAAAGGAACCACACTTTCTG TCACTCTTAGAAGCTCATGATATTGTGGCATCAAAGTGTTATGAATCTCCTCCCTCTAGTCCAGAAATAAATAATGCTTCGGTGAACAATCAGATAGTACCAGTAGATGCTATTCGTATACTTGGCATTCATAAAAGAGCAGGGGAGCCTTTG GGTGTGACATTTAGGGTGGAGAATAATGACCTGGTGATTGCAAGAATCCTTCATGGAGGAATGATAGACCGACAAGGTCTCCTACATGTAGGTGATATCATTAAAGAGGTTAATGGTCATGAAGTTGGAAACAATCCAAAAGAATTGCAAGAACTCCTGAAGAGTATTAGTGGTAGTGTCACTCTGAAGATTCTTCCTAGCTACAAAGATAATATTGTTCCCCAACAGGTTAGTAGTACTATCCTTGATTTGAAGCTATATAGTGATGTTACTTTGTTTCCTT
- the LOC131198906 gene encoding protein PALS2-like isoform X1: MAMQQVLDNLTDLPSSSGAEEIDLIFLKGIMENPIVKSLAKAHERLEDSKLEAVSDNNLELVNEILEDISPLINKDENIAELVGILKEPHFLSLLEAHDIVASKCYESPPSSPEINNASVNNQIVPVDAIRILGIHKRAGEPLGVTFRVENNDLVIARILHGGMIDRQGLLHVGDIIKEVNGHEVGNNPKELQELLKSISGSVTLKILPSYKDNIVPQQVSSTILDLKLYSDVTLFPFLGLIKYVN, encoded by the exons CAATGCAGCAAGTTTTGGATAATCTTACTGATTTGCCCTCATCATCAGGAGCTGAAGAAATAGACCTTATTTTCTTGAAAGGAATTATGGAGAATCCTATTGTAAAATCACTTGCTAag GCTCATGAACGATTAGAGGATTCTAAACTTGAGGCTGTGAGTGATAACAATCTGGAGCTGGTCAATGAGATTCTTGAAGACATCAGTCCattaataaataaagatgaaaatattGCTGAATTAGTTGGTATACTAAAGGAACCACACTTTCTG TCACTCTTAGAAGCTCATGATATTGTGGCATCAAAGTGTTATGAATCTCCTCCCTCTAGTCCAGAAATAAATAATGCTTCGGTGAACAATCAGATAGTACCAGTAGATGCTATTCGTATACTTGGCATTCATAAAAGAGCAGGGGAGCCTTTG GGTGTGACATTTAGGGTGGAGAATAATGACCTGGTGATTGCAAGAATCCTTCATGGAGGAATGATAGACCGACAAGGTCTCCTACATGTAGGTGATATCATTAAAGAGGTTAATGGTCATGAAGTTGGAAACAATCCAAAAGAATTGCAAGAACTCCTGAAGAGTATTAGTGGTAGTGTCACTCTGAAGATTCTTCCTAGCTACAAAGATAATATTGTTCCCCAACAGGTTAGTAGTACTATCCTTGATTTGAAGCTATATAGTGATGTTACTTTGTTTCCTT